From one Thermatribacter velox genomic stretch:
- a CDS encoding transposase — protein MRGPEGEIPLFTRYECKFWKLAEQLLFSFARGMSLRSLQVWLEGLGLGTGCASTLGKVMEEKVQELRVRQRKPLHSRAYRALVLDGTWFKERKQKKKEVLLVALGVRLDGSFEVLDWSVAPSESSSSWEKLLNRIYQRGLQEVELVVADEAWGIWEALDTVYPEAKREVRLWILGEIWRECFRGKVTQKEEASERVTGRFLKRRVSRKHQGSWNFSATGGSE, from the coding sequence GTGAGAGGTCCTGAAGGTGAAATCCCACTCTTTACCAGGTATGAGTGCAAGTTCTGGAAGCTTGCCGAACAGCTTCTTTTCTCCTTTGCTCGGGGAATGAGTCTCCGCTCCCTGCAGGTATGGTTGGAAGGCTTAGGTCTTGGAACAGGCTGTGCTTCCACTTTGGGAAAGGTGATGGAGGAGAAGGTTCAGGAACTCAGAGTAAGACAGAGAAAACCACTCCATTCCAGAGCATACAGAGCTCTGGTCCTTGATGGTACATGGTTTAAAGAGCGTAAGCAGAAAAAGAAGGAAGTATTACTGGTCGCTCTGGGAGTGAGGCTGGATGGCAGTTTTGAAGTCCTGGACTGGAGTGTTGCTCCTTCTGAGAGTAGTTCCTCCTGGGAGAAACTCCTGAACCGCATCTACCAGAGAGGACTACAGGAAGTGGAGCTGGTAGTGGCTGACGAGGCCTGGGGAATATGGGAAGCTCTGGATACAGTATATCCTGAAGCAAAGAGAGAGGTACGTCTCTGGATCTTGGGAGAAATCTGGAGAGAATGCTTCAGGGGAAAGGTTACCCAAAAAGAAGAAGCCTCAGAAAGAGTTACTGGCAGATTTTTGAAGAGGAGAGTTTCCAGGAAGCACCAAGGAAGCTGGAACTTTTCTGCAACAGGTGGCAGTGAGTGA